Proteins encoded together in one Streptomyces capillispiralis window:
- the eccCa gene encoding type VII secretion protein EccCa has protein sequence MSTVLFRRPARRRGPDMPDGEMSLQEPPTLPEVTPDSSAVWNYLPMALMSVSMMLMYMRPGGSRSGTFIYLALGMMVVSAGAMVLGQYVRRSSERKQRLKGERRDYLRYLREVRRKVRAAVAEQQRALAWRHPAPGALWSLVGTSRLWERRPADEDFGEVRVAVGGQKLGLRLAPLSTAPVEDLEPLSAHALRSFIRAYSTIPDQPIAVYLRAWSRVLFRGEAERIRALARAMVTQLAVAHSPEDLWIAVCASDGRRAEWDWTKWLPHNLHRGDEDGAGAVRMTVATVNELEVLLGPEFTERPAYDPDAQTGREEPYVVIVLDGAVVPAGHRMDGPGFRNAVVLDLDEALAWRPGRATLRLDLAEEDLRLVRTDRERKEQFSTLGRPDGTDVATARSLARRLAPYRMGVGQESSEPMASDTELTTLLGIVDLHRHDPPALWRRRTGAERLRVPIAVGPGGTPIELDIKESAQGGTGPHGMLIGATGSGKSELLRTLVLGLALTNSSETLNFVLVDFKGGATFLGLDELPHTSAVITNLADEVELVSRMQDALHGELVRRQELLRSAGNYTSALEYERARADGVPLAPLPSLFVVVDEFSELLAAHREFMELFVMIGRLGRSLGVHLLLASQRLDEGRMHQLESHLSYRIGLRTFSAMESRGVLGVPDAYELPPTPGSGYIKTGVEALTRFRAAYVSGPYRRRSGSVNQARVASQVVPWTADWVVPRQTPDLPRAEPEGPAGEEDDGLSLLSVAVERLRDAGPAAHQVWLPPLGAPATLDELLSPLAPHAEYGLTCDLSRRGQLVAPVGIVDRPFDQRREELLVDVSGAGGHVAVAGGPQSGKSTLLRTLITSLALTHTPREVQFYCLDFGGGSLAGLAGLPHVGGVAARMDTERVGRVISEITALLAHRERFFLEHGIDSMASLRRRRAAGEFPDEPYGDVFLVIDGWSTVRQDFDQYIGTFNAVAGRGLNYGIHLVVTTSRWVELTATVRDQAGTRLELRMGDAMDSGIDVRKAAGVPRVPGRGLTRDSKLHYLAALPRVDGRPEAEDLSEGMADLVARVREHWAGPPAPPVRTLPTLLPAGELPPVEGDLRVPLGAEEESMGTLWHDFAATPHLIVVGDTESGKTNLLRLMARAITERYTPAEARIMVVDYRRTLVESVPEEYRLGHAVTVDALKELVQGAARAVRTRLPGPDITPARMRLRDWWTGPRLFILVDDYDMVGGGGPLNQPFEPLMDHLALGHEIGMHVVVARSAAGAGRGLNEPLLRRLLEVNTPGILLSCPPTEGFLFGNVKGRNLIPGRGTLVTRRKNVDVQTALIDAEGS, from the coding sequence TTGAGTACCGTCCTGTTCCGCAGGCCCGCGCGTCGACGCGGACCGGACATGCCCGACGGGGAGATGAGCCTCCAGGAGCCGCCCACGCTTCCGGAGGTGACACCCGACAGTTCCGCGGTGTGGAACTACCTGCCGATGGCCTTGATGTCGGTCTCCATGATGCTGATGTACATGCGGCCGGGCGGCTCCCGCAGCGGCACGTTCATCTATCTGGCACTCGGGATGATGGTGGTCTCGGCGGGGGCCATGGTGCTGGGGCAGTACGTGCGCCGCAGCAGTGAGCGCAAGCAGCGCCTCAAGGGCGAGCGCCGGGACTACCTGCGCTACCTGCGCGAGGTCCGGCGCAAGGTGCGTGCCGCGGTGGCCGAGCAGCAGCGGGCCCTGGCCTGGCGTCATCCGGCGCCCGGGGCGCTGTGGTCGCTGGTGGGCACCAGCCGTCTGTGGGAACGCCGGCCCGCGGACGAGGACTTCGGCGAGGTGCGGGTCGCGGTCGGCGGCCAGAAGCTGGGGCTGCGGCTCGCGCCCCTGTCGACCGCGCCGGTGGAGGACCTGGAACCGTTGAGCGCCCATGCGCTGCGGAGTTTCATCCGCGCGTACTCCACCATTCCCGACCAGCCCATCGCCGTGTACCTGAGGGCGTGGTCCCGGGTGCTGTTCCGGGGCGAGGCGGAGCGGATCCGCGCGCTGGCCCGGGCCATGGTGACGCAGCTGGCGGTGGCGCACTCCCCCGAGGACCTGTGGATCGCGGTGTGTGCCTCGGACGGGCGGCGCGCCGAGTGGGACTGGACGAAGTGGCTGCCGCACAACCTGCACCGGGGGGACGAGGACGGGGCCGGCGCGGTGCGCATGACCGTCGCCACGGTCAACGAGCTGGAGGTCCTGCTCGGCCCGGAGTTCACCGAGCGGCCGGCGTACGATCCGGACGCGCAGACCGGGCGTGAAGAACCGTACGTGGTGATCGTGCTGGACGGTGCCGTGGTTCCGGCGGGCCACCGCATGGACGGGCCCGGGTTCCGCAACGCCGTCGTGCTCGACCTGGACGAGGCGCTGGCCTGGAGGCCCGGTCGGGCGACCCTGCGGCTGGATCTGGCGGAGGAGGACCTGCGGCTGGTCCGCACCGACCGGGAGCGCAAGGAGCAGTTCTCCACGCTCGGGCGGCCGGACGGGACGGACGTCGCCACGGCCCGGTCGCTCGCCCGGCGGCTGGCCCCGTACCGGATGGGCGTGGGCCAGGAGTCGAGCGAGCCCATGGCGTCGGACACCGAGCTGACGACGCTCCTGGGCATCGTCGACCTGCACCGCCACGATCCGCCCGCCCTGTGGCGCCGGCGCACCGGCGCGGAGCGGCTGCGGGTGCCGATCGCCGTGGGCCCGGGCGGGACGCCCATCGAGCTGGACATCAAGGAGTCGGCCCAGGGGGGCACCGGCCCGCACGGCATGCTCATCGGCGCCACCGGATCGGGCAAGAGCGAACTGCTGCGGACGCTGGTGCTGGGGCTGGCGCTGACCAATTCCTCGGAGACGCTGAACTTCGTCCTGGTGGACTTCAAGGGCGGTGCGACCTTCCTGGGCCTGGACGAACTTCCGCACACGTCCGCCGTGATCACCAACCTCGCGGACGAGGTGGAACTGGTCTCCCGGATGCAGGACGCGCTCCACGGCGAGCTGGTGCGCCGGCAGGAGCTGCTGCGGTCCGCGGGGAACTACACCTCGGCGCTGGAGTACGAGAGGGCGCGCGCGGACGGGGTGCCGCTGGCGCCGCTGCCGAGTCTGTTCGTCGTCGTCGACGAGTTCAGTGAACTGCTCGCCGCCCATCGCGAGTTCATGGAGCTGTTCGTGATGATCGGGCGGCTCGGGCGCAGCCTCGGCGTGCATCTGCTGCTCGCGTCGCAGCGCCTGGACGAGGGACGGATGCACCAGCTGGAGTCCCACCTGTCCTACCGCATCGGTCTGCGCACGTTCTCGGCCATGGAGAGCCGCGGGGTGCTGGGGGTCCCGGACGCCTACGAGTTGCCGCCGACGCCCGGCAGCGGCTACATCAAGACCGGCGTGGAGGCACTGACCCGGTTCCGGGCGGCCTATGTGTCCGGCCCCTACCGGCGGCGCAGCGGTTCGGTCAACCAGGCGCGGGTGGCCAGTCAGGTGGTGCCCTGGACTGCGGACTGGGTGGTGCCCCGGCAGACGCCCGACCTTCCTCGGGCCGAGCCGGAGGGCCCGGCCGGGGAGGAGGACGACGGCCTGTCGCTGCTGTCGGTGGCCGTGGAGCGGCTGCGGGACGCCGGGCCGGCCGCCCACCAGGTGTGGCTTCCGCCGCTCGGCGCGCCCGCGACCCTGGACGAACTGCTGTCCCCGCTCGCCCCGCACGCGGAGTACGGGCTGACCTGCGACCTCTCCCGGCGGGGGCAGCTCGTCGCGCCCGTGGGCATCGTCGACCGGCCCTTCGACCAGCGCCGCGAGGAGCTGCTGGTGGATGTGTCCGGAGCCGGTGGCCATGTCGCCGTCGCGGGCGGTCCGCAGAGCGGCAAGTCGACACTGCTGCGGACGCTGATCACCTCGCTCGCGCTCACGCACACGCCGCGCGAGGTGCAGTTCTACTGCCTGGACTTCGGCGGCGGATCCCTCGCCGGGCTGGCGGGCCTCCCCCACGTGGGCGGGGTGGCGGCCCGCATGGACACCGAGCGGGTGGGCCGGGTGATCTCCGAGATCACCGCGCTGCTCGCCCACCGGGAACGGTTCTTCCTGGAGCACGGCATCGACTCCATGGCCTCCCTGCGGCGGCGCAGGGCGGCCGGGGAGTTCCCCGACGAGCCGTACGGCGACGTCTTCCTGGTGATCGACGGCTGGTCCACCGTGCGGCAGGACTTCGACCAGTACATCGGCACCTTCAACGCGGTGGCCGGCCGCGGCCTGAACTACGGCATCCACCTCGTCGTCACCACCTCCCGCTGGGTGGAACTGACCGCCACCGTCCGCGACCAGGCCGGCACCCGTCTGGAGCTGCGCATGGGGGACGCCATGGACTCCGGCATCGACGTGCGCAAGGCGGCGGGCGTGCCCCGTGTCCCCGGACGCGGCCTGACCCGCGACTCCAAACTCCACTACCTCGCGGCGCTGCCGCGCGTGGACGGGCGGCCGGAGGCCGAGGACCTGTCCGAGGGCATGGCCGATCTCGTCGCCCGGGTGCGGGAGCACTGGGCGGGGCCGCCCGCCCCGCCCGTGCGGACGCTGCCGACGCTGCTCCCGGCGGGCGAACTCCCGCCCGTCGAGGGGGACCTGCGGGTACCGCTCGGCGCCGAGGAGGAGTCCATGGGCACCCTGTGGCACGACTTCGCGGCCACCCCGCACCTGATCGTCGTCGGCGACACCGAGAGCGGCAAGACCAACCTGCTGCGCCTGATGGCACGGGCGATCACCGAGCGCTACACGCCGGCCGAGGCCCGGATCATGGTGGTCGACTACCGGCGCACCCTCGTGGAGTCGGTACCGGAGGAGTACCGGCTCGGCCACGCCGTCACCGTCGACGCGCTCAAGGAGCTGGTCCAGGGCGCGGCACGGGCGGTCCGCACCCGGCTGCCCGGACCGGACATCACACCGGCCAGGATGCGGCTGCGCGACTGGTGGACCGGACCGAGGCTGTTCATCCTGGTCGACGACTACGACATGGTCGGCGGCGGCGGTCCACTGAACCAGCCGTTCGAGCCCTTGATGGACCATCTGGCGCTGGGGCACGAAATAGGCATGCACGTGGTGGTCGCCCGTTCGGCGGCCGGAGCCGGACGGGGCCTGAACGAACCGCTGCTCAGGCGGCTGCTGGAGGTCAACACGCCGGGCATCCTGCTGTCCTGCCCGCCGACCGAGGGCTTCCTCTTCGGCAATGTCAAGGGCCGCAACCTGATTCCGGGCCGCGGCACGCTCGTCACCCGGCGCAAGAACGTCGACGTCCAGACGGCCCTGATCGACGCGGAGGGCTCATGA
- a CDS encoding S8 family serine peptidase, with amino-acid sequence MALAAVAAVPALVLAPPAAADGEPVPLPPLRLRMAVDDTCATASTKTAELLPWTHQALQLPRSWQLSRGAGVTVAVIDTGVAARTPALKGRVTAVGEAGEDCVGHGSFAAGLIAAAATGPKTVTGVAPGAEILALRGTDALGNPDAARIAQGIRTAADEGAGVVYVGQVLTGDGEDLADAVAYALDKDALVVAPAAPDVAPQGADGRPDTRPRAYWPARVPDVVSVVDHGPAGTRPEAAPGALAPDLSAPGDAVVGIGVEGDGHFLGSGSSLAAAHVAGAAALVRSYLPGLSAAEVARRLQEAAYPDSVPRLDAYAGLTAVLPTTRANAEARPEPARMPHTTAGGTRDRALLLGGGALCVVLLIGAAMVVVPLGKARGWRPAQ; translated from the coding sequence ATGGCGCTCGCGGCGGTCGCCGCTGTTCCTGCCCTGGTACTCGCCCCGCCTGCCGCTGCCGACGGCGAGCCGGTGCCCCTGCCCCCGCTGCGCCTGCGCATGGCGGTGGACGACACCTGTGCCACCGCCTCCACCAAGACGGCCGAACTGCTCCCCTGGACCCACCAGGCCCTCCAACTGCCCCGTTCGTGGCAGCTGTCGCGGGGCGCCGGTGTCACCGTGGCCGTGATCGACACCGGTGTCGCTGCGCGGACACCCGCCCTCAAGGGCCGGGTCACTGCCGTCGGCGAGGCCGGTGAGGACTGCGTGGGACACGGGAGCTTCGCCGCCGGGCTCATCGCCGCGGCGGCCACCGGCCCCAAAACCGTCACCGGCGTCGCGCCCGGCGCCGAGATCCTCGCCTTGCGCGGCACGGATGCCCTGGGCAATCCGGACGCGGCGCGAATCGCCCAGGGCATCCGGACCGCCGCCGACGAGGGAGCCGGTGTCGTCTACGTCGGCCAGGTCCTGACCGGGGACGGCGAGGACCTGGCCGACGCCGTCGCGTACGCCCTGGACAAGGACGCGCTCGTCGTCGCACCCGCGGCACCCGACGTCGCCCCCCAGGGCGCGGACGGCAGGCCCGACACCCGCCCGCGTGCCTACTGGCCGGCCCGCGTCCCCGACGTGGTGTCGGTCGTGGACCACGGTCCGGCGGGCACCCGGCCCGAGGCCGCCCCCGGCGCACTCGCCCCGGACCTCTCCGCCCCCGGCGACGCGGTCGTCGGCATCGGGGTCGAGGGCGACGGACACTTCCTCGGCTCGGGATCCTCGCTGGCGGCCGCGCATGTCGCCGGAGCCGCCGCCCTCGTACGGTCCTACCTCCCGGGTCTTTCCGCCGCCGAAGTGGCCCGCAGGCTTCAGGAGGCCGCCTATCCCGACAGCGTCCCGCGGCTGGACGCCTACGCCGGACTCACCGCGGTGCTGCCCACGACCCGGGCGAACGCCGAGGCCCGGCCCGAACCGGCGCGGATGCCGCACACCACGGCGGGGGGCACCCGCGACCGGGCCCTGCTCCTCGGCGGCGGGGCACTGTGCGTGGTGCTGCTGATCGGCGCGGCCATGGTCGTCGTACCGCTGGGCAAGGCCAGGGGCTGGCGGCCGGCACAGTAG
- a CDS encoding right-handed parallel beta-helix repeat-containing protein: MSRQVLTVGQGEADGFRTIGEALAAARTGAVIQVGPGRYPENLTVRTRVTIVGAGDPGGVEICPRRGTALTLVADAVMLTDLVLRGGSDDVAVVDVPRGQVAMEHCSVIGSGWTALLARESGSLAMRGCRITNREGAGVVDTSGAPSVIEDCVLENLGTSAVVLGEGARSTVRGCRIRDARGNGVLANGEAQGVVDACDIAGTDKPAIALEGSSTTHVTGTTVHDCAVGVYLTSSSRPTLEDVAVSGTSGPGFALSAGADPLLRRCSSSRSKGHGLIVSERSRGTFEDCEFTGSAGPAITVTDSSSPSFLRTTVSDCADPVAAVQLEESATAEFDRLEVTDAAGSGVLVSSHANPLIRRVRVTGAGRCGVEAREEGRGRLEFCTVERSAAAGLRIADGARTQLDDGVLRDCGEAGVLVGREAVATVRDTQVEGCGSSGVVVEDGGELSLTRVGVGGAGAHGVLLAAGSRGEVRSCEITGSLGDGIRVDTTEAVAVTACKVRDNRGAGLTQSRAGDRLEVLDLTSTGNAMPDAWGAEVTAAAPGTAAGKNSSASGPHDPLEELEGLIGLDGVKKQVRTLVNLNQLAQRRQRLGMPVPSMSRHLVFAGPPGTGKTTVARLYGSILAQLGALRDGHLVEVSRADLVAQVIGGTAIKTTEAFMKALGGVLFIDEAYTLTTGGSSNDFGREAVDTLLKLMEDHREDVVVIAAGYSTEMDSFLTSNPGLASRFTRTIEFGNYSVEELVTITESMCRSHQYELGPGTTQALAAHFEAMEKGATFGNGRAARRVFEEMVDRQAVRLATMAEPAERDLTLLLPDDVDESGAEQQTQAEDRQTMLARLEAMVGLHAVKHEVTDLVSLLTTARQREAAGLPTPRINQHLVFSGPPGTGKTTVARLYAGLLTALGVLPRGQLVEVARADLVGRYVGHTAQLTKEVFQSALGGVLFIDEAYTLTPEGAGSDFGREAVDTLLKLMEDHRDEVVVIVAGYTDEMRGFLSSNPGLASRFSRFVEFENYSTDELLTIMERHAEDSGYTCPQATVEALHTYIDAVPRDRAFGNARLARQLLETMITRQARRLTGVEQPSVDDLRTLLPQDLPVPGSRVSG; the protein is encoded by the coding sequence GTGTCACGGCAAGTTCTGACGGTGGGCCAGGGGGAGGCGGACGGGTTCCGGACCATCGGCGAGGCGCTGGCCGCTGCACGCACCGGTGCGGTCATCCAGGTCGGGCCGGGCCGCTACCCGGAGAACCTCACGGTACGGACCCGGGTCACGATCGTGGGCGCCGGCGACCCGGGCGGGGTGGAGATCTGCCCGCGGCGCGGCACGGCGCTCACGCTGGTGGCCGACGCCGTGATGCTCACCGACCTGGTGCTGCGCGGCGGCAGCGACGACGTGGCCGTCGTGGACGTACCGCGCGGGCAGGTGGCGATGGAGCACTGCTCGGTCATCGGTTCCGGCTGGACGGCGCTGCTGGCGCGCGAGAGCGGATCACTGGCGATGCGCGGCTGCCGGATCACGAACCGGGAGGGCGCCGGCGTCGTGGACACCTCCGGCGCGCCGAGCGTCATCGAGGACTGTGTGCTGGAGAACCTGGGCACCTCGGCCGTGGTACTCGGTGAGGGCGCCCGGTCCACCGTCCGCGGCTGCCGTATCCGCGACGCCCGGGGCAACGGCGTCCTGGCCAACGGTGAGGCACAGGGTGTCGTCGACGCGTGCGACATCGCCGGCACCGACAAGCCCGCCATCGCCCTGGAGGGAAGCAGCACCACGCACGTGACGGGCACCACGGTCCACGACTGCGCGGTCGGCGTCTATCTGACCAGTTCCTCGCGCCCCACCCTGGAGGACGTCGCGGTCTCCGGCACGTCGGGGCCGGGTTTCGCCCTGTCCGCCGGAGCCGATCCCCTGCTGCGCCGTTGCTCGTCCAGCCGGAGCAAGGGGCACGGGCTGATCGTGTCCGAGCGCTCGCGCGGCACGTTCGAGGACTGCGAGTTCACCGGTTCGGCCGGCCCCGCCATCACGGTCACGGACTCCAGTTCCCCGTCGTTCCTGCGCACCACCGTGAGCGACTGCGCCGATCCGGTGGCCGCGGTCCAGCTGGAGGAGAGCGCGACCGCCGAGTTCGACCGGCTCGAGGTGACGGACGCCGCCGGCAGCGGGGTTCTGGTGTCCTCCCACGCCAATCCCCTGATCCGCAGGGTGCGGGTGACCGGGGCGGGGCGCTGCGGCGTCGAGGCCCGCGAGGAGGGCCGGGGGCGGCTGGAGTTCTGCACCGTCGAACGCTCCGCCGCCGCCGGACTGCGCATCGCCGACGGCGCCCGCACCCAGCTCGACGACGGCGTGCTGCGCGACTGCGGGGAGGCCGGTGTCCTCGTGGGCCGCGAGGCGGTCGCCACGGTGCGCGACACCCAGGTCGAGGGCTGCGGCTCCTCCGGAGTCGTGGTCGAGGACGGCGGGGAGCTGTCCCTGACCCGCGTGGGGGTCGGCGGAGCCGGGGCGCACGGAGTGCTCCTGGCCGCGGGTTCCCGCGGCGAGGTGAGGTCGTGCGAGATCACGGGCAGCCTCGGCGACGGCATCCGCGTGGACACCACCGAGGCCGTGGCCGTCACCGCGTGCAAGGTGCGGGACAACCGGGGCGCGGGCCTGACCCAGTCACGGGCCGGGGACCGGCTGGAGGTGCTGGACCTCACCAGTACGGGCAACGCCATGCCGGACGCCTGGGGTGCGGAGGTCACCGCCGCGGCGCCGGGGACGGCCGCGGGGAAGAACTCCTCCGCCTCGGGCCCGCACGATCCTCTGGAGGAACTGGAAGGTCTCATCGGGCTGGACGGCGTCAAGAAGCAGGTGCGGACGCTGGTCAACCTCAACCAGCTCGCGCAGCGGCGTCAGCGGCTCGGCATGCCGGTGCCCTCCATGAGCCGCCACCTGGTGTTCGCGGGCCCGCCCGGCACCGGCAAGACCACCGTGGCCCGCCTGTACGGCTCGATCCTGGCCCAGCTCGGCGCGCTGCGGGACGGACACCTGGTCGAGGTGTCGCGGGCCGATCTGGTCGCCCAGGTCATCGGCGGTACGGCGATCAAGACCACGGAGGCGTTCATGAAGGCGCTCGGCGGTGTCCTGTTCATCGACGAGGCCTACACCCTCACCACGGGCGGCTCATCGAACGACTTCGGCCGGGAGGCCGTGGACACACTGCTGAAGCTGATGGAGGACCACCGCGAGGACGTGGTGGTGATCGCCGCCGGCTACTCCACCGAGATGGACTCCTTCCTCACGTCCAACCCCGGCCTGGCCTCGCGTTTCACCAGGACCATCGAGTTCGGCAACTACTCCGTCGAGGAGCTGGTGACGATCACGGAGAGCATGTGCCGCTCCCACCAGTACGAACTCGGCCCCGGTACCACCCAGGCCCTGGCGGCGCACTTCGAGGCGATGGAGAAGGGTGCCACCTTCGGCAACGGCCGTGCGGCACGGCGGGTGTTCGAGGAGATGGTGGACCGTCAGGCCGTCCGGCTGGCGACGATGGCCGAGCCCGCCGAGCGCGACCTGACGCTGCTGCTGCCCGACGACGTCGACGAGTCCGGGGCCGAGCAGCAGACCCAGGCCGAGGACCGGCAGACGATGCTGGCGCGGCTGGAGGCGATGGTGGGGCTGCACGCGGTCAAGCACGAGGTGACCGACCTGGTCAGCCTGCTCACGACGGCCAGGCAGCGGGAGGCCGCGGGGCTGCCCACCCCGCGGATCAACCAGCACCTGGTGTTCTCCGGGCCGCCCGGCACGGGCAAGACGACCGTGGCCCGTCTGTACGCGGGACTGCTGACCGCCCTGGGCGTGCTGCCCCGCGGCCAGCTCGTCGAGGTGGCGCGCGCCGACCTGGTGGGGCGCTACGTGGGTCATACCGCGCAGCTCACCAAGGAGGTGTTCCAGAGCGCGCTGGGCGGTGTGCTCTTCATCGACGAGGCGTACACGCTCACCCCCGAGGGGGCGGGGTCCGACTTCGGGCGCGAGGCGGTGGACACGTTGCTGAAGCTGATGGAGGACCACCGTGACGAGGTGGTCGTGATCGTCGCGGGTTACACCGACGAGATGCGCGGGTTCCTGAGTTCCAACCCGGGTCTGGCATCACGTTTCTCGCGGTTCGTGGAGTTCGAGAACTACTCCACCGACGAGCTGCTCACGATCATGGAACGGCATGCCGAGGACTCGGGATACACCTGCCCGCAGGCCACGGTGGAGGCGCTGCACACGTACATCGACGCCGTCCCCAGGGACCGTGCGTTCGGCAATGCCCGGCTGGCACGGCAGTTGCTGGAGACGATGATCACGCGCCAGGCCCGCAGGCTGACGGGGGTCGAGCAGCCGAGCGTGGACGACCTGCGGACGCTGCTGCCGCAGGACCTGCCCGTTCCCGGATCGAGGGTGAGCGGCTGA
- a CDS encoding ATP-binding protein: MKTTLTITRTSPPPEATGARRLPPTAEVARAARAHVAERLSEWRAPGLIDEATLVTSELVTNGVRHGHAPVCLDVHLVRGERGEPDRLRIEVWDGGPGFDLDVVRERWTSDDDGLAEGGRGLRLTDALSENWGNYVKNGRHVVWACLSLTDVTDVM, encoded by the coding sequence ATGAAGACGACACTGACCATCACTCGCACCTCTCCGCCGCCCGAGGCGACCGGAGCGCGCCGCCTCCCCCCGACGGCCGAGGTGGCACGAGCCGCGCGAGCCCACGTCGCCGAGCGGCTCAGCGAGTGGCGTGCCCCCGGTCTGATCGACGAGGCCACCCTGGTGACGAGCGAACTCGTCACCAACGGGGTCCGGCACGGGCACGCCCCCGTCTGTCTGGACGTCCACCTCGTGCGGGGCGAGCGGGGCGAGCCGGACCGGCTGAGGATCGAGGTGTGGGACGGCGGTCCCGGGTTCGACCTCGACGTCGTCCGCGAGCGCTGGACCTCCGACGACGACGGCCTCGCCGAAGGGGGAAGGGGCCTGCGCCTGACCGACGCCCTGTCCGAGAACTGGGGCAACTACGTGAAGAACGGCCGGCACGTGGTGTGGGCCTGCCTCTCCCTCACCGACGTCACCGACGTCATGTGA
- a CDS encoding carboxymuconolactone decarboxylase family protein has protein sequence MPRLSVVDPATAEPTAKSLLNKVERALGVTPNMMRAMAVSPAVLDAYLSQSGALSKGALSGAVREQIALVAAVENSCEYCYAAHHVLGERADVNGDDLKTAGQGQASDLKTQAALTFAKAVIETRGFVSDQDLEEVRAAGYGDGEIGEIVANVALNVFTNYFNSVARTDIDFPVVALPAK, from the coding sequence ATGCCCCGCCTTTCTGTCGTCGACCCGGCAACCGCTGAGCCCACGGCCAAGTCGCTGCTGAACAAGGTCGAGCGCGCTCTCGGTGTGACGCCGAACATGATGCGCGCCATGGCCGTGTCGCCGGCCGTCCTCGACGCCTACCTCTCCCAGAGCGGTGCCCTCTCCAAGGGCGCCCTGTCCGGCGCCGTCCGCGAGCAGATCGCCCTCGTCGCCGCGGTGGAGAACTCCTGCGAGTACTGCTACGCCGCCCACCACGTCCTCGGTGAGCGCGCCGACGTGAACGGCGACGACCTCAAGACCGCGGGCCAGGGTCAGGCGTCCGACCTCAAGACGCAGGCCGCTCTGACGTTCGCCAAGGCCGTCATCGAAACCCGCGGCTTCGTCTCCGACCAGGACCTCGAAGAGGTGCGTGCCGCCGGGTACGGCGACGGTGAGATCGGCGAGATCGTCGCCAACGTCGCCCTGAACGTCTTCACGAACTACTTCAACTCCGTAGCTCGCACGGACATCGACTTCCCCGTCGTCGCCCTGCCCGCCAAGTAG
- a CDS encoding MarR family winged helix-turn-helix transcriptional regulator produces the protein MTETDVPGTPPHEQLMVGITRLGQALRISSYRNAGPYRLSPLQADIIVLLAGDLRPRRLNDVAASLASTPPTISDAVKTLTAKALVDRRRDTSDARAVSLTLTRAGEAEAERLARLPAEFAEAMSSLAPEDLAAMLRGMSGMIRSLQDQRAIPVTRMCLTCSHFRPQAHPGSDKPHHCAFVDNAFGDGELRLECPDHLNP, from the coding sequence ATGACTGAGACTGACGTTCCGGGCACACCGCCCCACGAGCAGCTGATGGTGGGCATCACCCGCCTCGGGCAGGCGCTACGCATCAGCAGCTACCGCAACGCGGGCCCCTACCGCCTCTCCCCGCTGCAGGCGGACATCATCGTGCTGCTGGCCGGTGATCTCCGGCCCCGACGCCTCAATGACGTGGCGGCCTCGCTCGCGTCGACCCCTCCGACGATCAGCGACGCGGTGAAGACCCTCACCGCGAAGGCGCTCGTCGATCGGCGCCGCGACACCTCCGACGCGCGCGCCGTGTCCCTGACCCTCACGCGGGCCGGCGAGGCGGAGGCCGAGCGCCTGGCCCGGCTGCCGGCGGAGTTCGCCGAGGCCATGTCGTCCCTCGCGCCGGAAGATCTCGCGGCCATGCTCCGCGGCATGAGCGGCATGATCAGGTCACTGCAGGACCAGCGGGCCATCCCGGTCACCCGCATGTGCCTGACCTGCTCCCACTTCCGCCCCCAGGCCCATCCGGGCAGCGACAAACCGCACCACTGCGCGTTCGTCGACAACGCCTTCGGCGACGGTGAACTGCGCCTGGAGTGCCCCGATCACCTGAATCCCTGA
- a CDS encoding helix-turn-helix domain-containing protein, translating to MINRVRQLRKERLMTLEALAERSGVTKSYLSKVERGRSVPSIAVCASLAKALDVPLDNLFADAEELAEVTVTRAGERQALTSDEEPGTRYEGIALQAGTKSMTPFMLYPPLDADHVPFRDHPGEEFVFVHEGQVELILPSHSITLDPGDCAYFKATTPHKVRSLGARRAALLLLVADDPAVPDAPQVPHPHLP from the coding sequence GTGATCAACCGTGTACGACAACTGCGCAAGGAACGGCTCATGACGCTGGAGGCGCTGGCCGAGCGCTCCGGCGTCACCAAGAGCTACCTGTCCAAGGTCGAGCGCGGTCGCAGTGTCCCGTCGATCGCCGTCTGCGCCTCGCTCGCCAAAGCCCTGGACGTCCCGCTGGACAACCTCTTCGCCGATGCGGAGGAACTCGCCGAGGTCACCGTCACCCGGGCGGGGGAGCGCCAGGCGCTCACCTCCGACGAGGAGCCCGGCACCCGTTACGAGGGGATAGCGCTCCAGGCCGGCACCAAGAGCATGACCCCCTTCATGCTCTACCCCCCGCTCGACGCCGACCACGTCCCCTTCCGTGACCATCCCGGCGAGGAGTTCGTCTTCGTCCACGAGGGACAGGTCGAACTCATCCTCCCCTCGCACAGCATCACCCTCGACCCGGGGGACTGCGCCTACTTCAAGGCCACCACACCCCACAAGGTCCGCTCCCTCGGGGCCCGGCGGGCGGCCCTTCTCCTTCTCGTCGCCGACGACCCCGCCGTCCCGGACGCCCCGCAGGTTCCGCACCCCCACCTCCCCTGA